In a genomic window of Culicoidibacter larvae:
- a CDS encoding zinc-finger-containing protein translates to METQKFRLICPYCGSEAKLLSSKEFYGTDYGTNVYSCPDCDAYVGTHGRGGRPLGTLANQQLRILRRKCHKEFDKLWQKRGGWTRGGAYQWLADTMGLTAEEAHIGMFSVEQCQLLLAKLEFGGLR, encoded by the coding sequence ATGGAGACACAAAAATTTAGGTTAATCTGCCCGTACTGTGGCAGCGAGGCGAAACTTCTTTCGAGTAAAGAGTTTTATGGCACTGACTATGGTACAAATGTGTACTCTTGTCCTGACTGTGATGCGTACGTTGGAACACACGGGCGCGGTGGTCGCCCACTCGGTACCCTGGCCAATCAACAGCTGCGTATACTTCGGAGAAAGTGCCACAAGGAATTTGATAAGCTTTGGCAAAAGCGAGGCGGCTGGACAAGAGGCGGGGCGTATCAGTGGCTTGCTGATACTATGGGGCTCACAGCAGAAGAGGCTCACATAGGAATGTTCAGCGTAGAACAGTGCCAGTTGTTGCTGGCTAAATTAGAGTTTGGAGGGCTGAGATAA